The region cgtttgGGAACTGTTATAACTACCTCCCAGGGCCTACAGGAGTGATGAGGTGAAAGGGATTTGCAGCGCGTGTGCACGTCTGCTATGGCTGTTGAGATAATGGTTGAGTTGGGTCTGGAGGCTGGTTCCTGACATCCTGGAGGGTGCTTTGCCACAGTGCCTTCCAGTCCCCCCTCCACTCAGGCCCAGGGGACAGCCTGTAGCTGCCCCGATGGGGGACGCGCAGTGTTGGACCAGCTGAAGGGAGCCTCTCCAGAAAGCTTTCCCTGCTTGTGTGCTCTGTCCGAGGGCACTTGCTCCCAGCCCCACCGGCTCCCCGTTTCCTGCAGCAGCTCCACCTCTGAGCACCTCGGGATGTCTCTGGCTGCTGAGCCCGGCCTGGCCCAGCTGGCAGTGCTGGCAGAGAACCTGGTCTGGCAGCTAGTTATAAATAGCCCCTGCATCCACAGGCTTGGCAGGGTGCTCCTGGCGTGGGTGCAGGGGACACTGGAGAAGAGGCAGCTGAGCCTGCCGTCCTCAGCGTGCCAGGCCCAGAGCTGGTGTGAGGGTGCCCAGGAGCAGGCCCCTAGGGCATGGGGGCCGTGCAGGCCCACGGTGCGGACTAGGGCTGGCTGCAGGTTTGAGGCACTTCTTTACCGTGTGGCCTGGGATGGAGTAGGGAGGGTGGCGATTGTAGGGCCTATGATGCCCTTTGGGGTTGGAGGCTGAACAAAGGGGATTGTCTGTCCCATCGCTGTGTATCTGGGCACAGCTCATCAGGGGGCAGCTGGGCCAAATCCTCTTTCCAGGgcagaagaagggaagaagagggcAGGGCCCAGAAGGTACCACCAAAGGGCCCTCAGCTGATCTCGAAATCCTCACAGCCCCCAACACTGGCCTGGAGAGGCAACCTATTTGGTGGAAAAGCACTGTGCTTGGAGTCAGAAGGCTCCACTGAAATGCCACCAGCGGTGGACTGTGTAGTTTATGTGACCTCCTTTCTCGTGGGTGAAATGGAATTGAAAATACCTACCTTGCAGGACCGTGGTGAGGATGCGGTGAGGCAAAGGCCCCTGGAGGGTGTTTTGCCAACGTCAAGTGAATCTGAAGGAGGCTGATTAGGTAACCGTGCACCTACAGACAACCTTTCCGGCTGACCCCGccctctctctgtgtcctcaggcTGCCCCGGACCCCGTGCAGACacaccaggcccccagccccagcccatgGACCTGCGGGTGGGCCAGCGGCCCCCGGTGGAGCCCCCGCCGGAGCCCACGCTGCTGGCCCTGCAGCACCCCCAGCGCCTGCACCACCACCTCTTCCTGGCAGGCCTGCAGCCCCAGCACTCAGTGGAGCCCATGAGGGTAAAGACACAGTGCCCCATACCCGCTGCGGCCTGTCCTCGAGCTCAGAcccagcccccctccctcccttccgcCTCCCCAGACCTTGTCTCTGTCCTCAATCTTTGCCCCTTCCCGGGCGCCCTGCCCCCACAGCTCTCAATGGACACGCCGATGCCTGAGCTGCAGGTGGGGCAGCAGGAGCAAGAGCTGCGGCAGCTCCTCAATAAGGACAAGAGCAAGCGAAGTAAGGACGGAGGCTGCCCCAGCTCAGTGTCAATGCCCCCGCTGTGTGGGCGTGGGGGGGTCTGGAGCCACTCCAGCCCTGGTCTCCCTTTGCTTGCCTGGCTCTGCCTGTGAAtatgggtgggggtgaggggagagtcTGGAGACTTCACAGAAGGGGTGGGGCCTCAGGCTTGGCTCTTACCTCAGGAGTCCCTGGGGCACCTCATCCTGGGGGTGTGGATGGGGCAATGGGCAGAGAATGTTCCAGGGAGGCCACCTGTCCACTCACCTCCAGCCCACTCATGACTTCTGCCCCTGCAGGTGCCGTAGCCAGCAGTGTGGTCAAGCAGAAGCTGGCAGAGGTGATTCTGAAGAAACAGCAGGCAGCCTTAGAGAGAACAGTCCACCCCAATAGCCCCAGCATTCCTTACAGgtactccctccctctcccacctgctccctgtGTCCCTGCCTGGCCATGCCTCCCCGTATGTCAGCCTGTGAGCACACACATACTTGCCCCTTCCTCCTTGGGCTGCCTGTCACCTGATCCTCACCCCTAATCATGCCTCTCCTGAACCCCTCTCCTACTGACACCGGCCCTCTTGTGTCCTGTAATTACCTCTCCCTACCCAACCTGAGGCCCTGCCTCTCTGCAAGGtacccctccaccaccaccaccaccgccacacacacgcacaccatactggctttcttctctctttatGTCTTCCCTTGAGCACAAAATTATCCGGATTCCTAGAGCAGGTTCCTCCCATTGAGTTTGGCCCTCACCCAAGCCCTGCGACTCTGGCTCCTATGCCTAGATTGGAGGTCGGCATTACCAGGGGACCGCTGGTAGGATGGGTGGCCCAGTGCTGCCCCCTGGAGGTGGCCCTTGTTCCTGCCGGCCACGCATTGCCCAGCCCTGCTGGCCGCTGCCTGCCCTAGCAGGTCCCAAATGGTGGAATGAGGTGGCTGCCAGGCCTCTAGGCATCCCTGCTCCTCTGAGGCAGCCTTGGCGCTCACTCCACAGAACTCTCGAGCCCTTGGAGACGGAAGGAGCTGCCCGTTCTGTGCTCAGCAGCTTTCTGCCTCCTGTTCCCAGCCTTCCCAGTGACCCCCCAGAACACTTCCCTCTGCGCAAGACAGGTGTGTAGCACAGGCCGGGACCTTCCAGGGGAGCAAGGGGGTGGACCTTGGACGCTGGTCAGGAGTGTGGCGGGGAGGGGACCTGgctgggcggggggtggggggttctgCACACGGAGGTCTCTCTGGCACTGTCTTCTCTTGCCTGACTCAGAGATGACTGGGAAGGGGTAAGGAGGGGCAGAGACGGGGAGGGTAGGCTTGGGGCTAAGTAACGCCGCTGCCCTCGCAGTCTCTGAGCCCAACCTGAAGCTGCGCTACAAGCCCAAGAAGTCCCTGGAGCGGAGGAAGAACCCGCTGCTCCGGAAGGAGAGCGCCCCGCCCAGCCTCCGCCGTCGGCCGGCAGAGACCCTAGGGGGTGAGGCCCAGCAGGGTAGGCTGCTGGCAGGGGTCAGGCCCCGCCCAGGCAGGGGTGCCCTCCTCGGGGCTGCGGTGGGTGGTTGTTGGAGGGTGTGTCCTCCACACTCGCCAGAGGGGAGTTGAACGCCAGCCCTTGCTTTGTTGGCTACGCTGAAGTCCGCCTGGAAGGGCCACCTTAAAAATAACGTGTCCCCCTGGAGACCCGCGGGGACCTGCCTTCTTCCTGCCCTTTTGGGAAGAAAGCAAGAAGCAGAGCTCGCCCACTGGGGAAGGGGTTTGTTCCTGGCCCACCCTCCTGACCACGCCCCTGGCCACGCCCCTGACGATTTCTTCCCCTCCCCGACCCTCAGACTCCTCCCCCAGTAGTAGCAGCACGCCAGCCTCAGGGTGCAGCTCCCCCAATGACAGCGAGCACGGCCCCAACCCGGTCCTGGGCTCTGAGGTAAGGCCTTGCCCGGCTGGGCTCCCTTGGGGGCAGTTCTGAGGCTCAGCCGTCCTGTCAGCAAGCGGCCCGACCAGGCTGGGGCCGCAGCGTCTGGGCAGCCCCGACCTGAGCCTCCGGGGTGTCGGGGAAGGCGTACCCCGGGGTAGAGGTCTGGGACCAGtgacccctgccctgctccccatGGCAGGCGCTCTTGGGCCAGCGGCTGCGGCTGCAGGAGACCTCTCTGGCCCCGTTCGCCTTGCTGCCCACAATCACGCTGGGGCTGCCCGCCCCTGCCAGGGTGAGTGGCTGAGGCGCCCTCCCCCATTCCACGCTCCCGAGATCGCTCActcccttctcctgctcctcACCCGATGGCCTTCACTGTTCTCCCTGTGGGAATCTTCTCCCCTGTGACTGCGCCTTCTCTCTCCCCCAGACTGATGGTGACCGCAGGACCCATCCTACTATGGGCCCTCGGGGGCCGGTCCTGGGGAGCCCCCATGCTCCCCTCTTCTTGCCCCATGCCTTGGAGTCGGACGCTGGGGGCCCCCTGCCCTCTCGCCTGCAGCCCATTCTCCTCCTGGATCCCTCAGTCTCTCACACCCCTCTACTGACTGGTGAGTCCCACGGCTTCTCCAGGAGAGGGCCTGGATCCCTGCACCCTTCTAAGGGCCAAGCATGGGAAGGGTCCCAtcctcctgcccccttggcagCCCCCCATCCTCCTGTGCATCTCCCTGCGGAGTCCCTTCCCCCCAACCCTCTGCCCttgcttctttcccttcctccctgcagtTGGTTCCCTCCTTATGCCCCCTACCCCGTTCTTTCCAGTGCCCGGGCTTGGGCCCCTGCCCTTCCACTTTGCCCAGTCCTTACTGACCACCGAGCGGCTCTCTGGGTCAGGCCTCCACCGGCCTCTGAGCCGGACCCGCTCAGAGCCCCTGCCCCCAAGCGCCACCGCCCCTCCACCGCTGGGCCCCCTGCAGCCCCGCCTGGAGCGGCTCAAACCTCACGTCCAGCTGATCAAGGTGAGGGGAACTGGGTAGGGGAAGTGGTGAGGGGTTGCTTAAGTGGGCCCCTGGGGGCTGAAAGAAGGGACACTTAGGAGGGCAGAGACCTGAGGGCCAGAGGGGGCATGTCGCTCCTGGTGGCCCAGAGCTGTGTGGCCACTGGAGTCCCAGCAAGATGAGGGGCTGCCTCGCCCAGCCCACCACGTCCTGCCCTGCACTCTGCGCCCCAGCACGTTCCTCAGCAGgcatctcccctccccagaggccaGCCAAGCCGAGTGAGAAGCCCCGACTGCGGCAGATACCCTCAGCTGAGGACCTCGAGACGGACAGTGGGGCAGTGGGGCCAGTGGGGGATGACGGCCTGGACCACAGGGAGTCCAGCCATGGGCAGCATGAGGCCAGAGGCCCTGTTTCtctccagcagcaccagcaggtATGGTAGTGCCCAGGTGCCCCTTGGAAGGTGTAGTCAGGAGACTGGGGCCTAGTGATGATGGAAGGGAGGGACATAGGATATCCGTGCAGGCAGCAGCTCTGGGAGCCACAGTGGCTCTGCCAAATCCACACTGATgtacaggcagacagacacataTGTGCAACcacgtacacatacacatgcGTGCACCACCCAGCAGCCTTCCAGTCTCCGGGTAAAGCCATGTCCCTTGTCCAGCAGCGAGACTGGCCTTTCACAGAGCCCTACACATTCCTGCCCTAGGACTTCTCTCCTGCGACCTGCAGTACCGTTTCCAGGAAGGTGCTAGGGCAGGAAGTGGGGTACAGCGGGGCCCGGGGCACTCCATCCAGAGGGTTCTCACCATGCGAGTCGAGCCAGGATATTTGTTTGCTGGGGCTGTTGTAACAAGCACTACAAACcaagtgacttaaacaacagaagtttattttcccacAATTCCAGACGCTAGAGATCTGAAATACAGGTGTTGACAGGGcgggttccttctgagggctgtgagggaaggtgttcgggcctctctccttggtctGTAGATGGCTGTTTTCTCCTGTGTCTTCATATGGGCTCCCTTCTGTCCATGTCTGTGTCCAGCTTCCCCTTGCATAAGGACAGGAGTCCTATTGGAGCtcaccctaatgacttcattgtaacttgattacctctataaagaccctttttccaaatcaggtcacattctgaggtactgggggttaggagtTCCTTCATAAATATGAGGTGGGAGGGGGACGCCGCTCAGCCCGTAACACGAGGTAACAGTACACACACGTGTGTGGTCACGCAGGGCCCCGAGTCCTTGGGTTGTTGGCAGTCCTTGGAGACAAGGAGATCCTGGACAGGGCTGGGCCCAAGGCCTCTCACCCATTTTGGCTTTGGAGTCCTGAGGGCCCAGGGAGCTCTGGTGGAATAGGGTGCTGATCTTTATGGGGGTTAATGGGGGCAGGGAGCTGAGAGAGTCAAAGGCCAGAGCCCAGTGGGAGGCAGAGTCAGAGGATTATCCAAAAAAGAAGCCTGCCTGGAGGTTTCCAAGGCCATAGGCAAAGGCAGATGGAGCAGGACCCTGAGACCCGGGAGACTGAGGCCCCCTGTGTCCCTCAGGTGTTCCTCTGGGAGCAGCAGCGACTGGCCGGGCGGCTCCCCcggggaggcactggggactctATGCTGCTTCCCCTGGCCCAGGGCGGTCACCGGCCCCTGTCCAGGGCTCAGTCATCCCCAGCCGCGCCCGCCTCACTGCCTACCCCGGAGCCCGCCAGCCAGGCCCGTGTCCTGCCCAGCTCAGAGACCCCCACCAGGACTCTGCCCTTCACCACAGGTGAGGCCCGGATtagaggggcaggaggaaggggctaGGGGCACACAGGGGTTTGGGGCATGAGTCCACGTCTGTGTCATGGTTCACTCAAGACATTTTTTGAGGCCACGTTCTTAGTCTTGGGAGATCCACCCAGCATCCCATGGAGCAGATGGATCAGGTGGCTGTTCTTATTTGACAACTGAGGAGACCCAGGCTCAGGAAAGTGACGGGGACAGGCTCGTGGTCACAAGCAAGCTGGCAACCTGGCCAGGCTAAGAATTCGGGCCTCCTGACAACTAGTTCAGGGCattcaaaaattatatttattattgttgCTTTGCCCGTGAAAAGAACTCAAAAGCATTTTAGAgactttgaaaaacagaaaaagcataagAGTAGAATAAAAATCACCAACCAGTATCTCACCACCCAGGGGCAACCGCTCCCCCCCATAAACGTGGCCATATTTCAGGCCAGTCTTTGGCCACATGTATAATGCATATCATATATACTGTTCATTGTGGCTACGTTTTATACCCCGCTTTATTCAGTTTATACGTTATGAACACTgtgaaataatctttaaaaatagtattttatagtATGTCatcacagtattttatttttgtttaagtgTTTTTTATTGGTTGGGCAGTTAGGTGGCTACTCATTTTTCCTCACTTGAATTTCCTTGAACATAAGTCTTCCCTCATCCCTGGGCTTGTCACTGAGGGTCGCTCTCCAGGAGTGGCGTCCCTGGGTCAAGTGGTGTGAGCATTCTGACGATCACTGATGTCCTGAGATGTGCGGAAAGTGACTTCGCACTGGCGGTGTGCAGGGCCCTCTGAGCATCTGGCTAGTCAGGCTGGAATGGTCACTTCCCCAGAACTGCATCTGTCTTGTCACACGGCCCAGTGTCACCATGGGCTTCCCAGCTACCAGGATGGCGCAGGAGGgactgtgtgggtgtgtgtggcgTGTGCCTGGCCTGGCTCCAAGTGGGTGCCATCTGCCCTCaccggggtgggggtgtgggtggcGGCGGGGACTCCCTGGGGTCCTGGCCCTGACCCCGGCTCCCCCCAGGGCTGGTCTATGACTCGGTCATGCTGAAGCACCAGTGCTCCTGTGGGGACAACAGCAGGCACCCAGAGCACGCGGGCCGGATCCAGAGCATCTGGTCCCGGCTGCTGGAGCGGGGGCTCCGCAGCCAGTGTGAGgtgaggaggcaggtgggggctgCGGGATAGGAAGAGGTGCGGGTCCTGGAAGGCAAGGGGCTGGGAGGCCCTGGAGCTGGGGTGAAATGAGGGGCCGGCAGGGTGGTGGGAACCGCAGGGGACGGGCTGAGCAGGGACTCAGGAGCTCTGTGGGTCCCTCCTCAGTCTCTCCGGGGCCGGAAGGCCTCCCTGGAGGAGCTGCAGTCGGTGCACTCCGAGCGGCACGTGCTACTCTATGGCACCAACCCGCTCAGCCGCCTCAAACTGGACAATGGGAAGCTGGCAGGTAGGGGCCTGACGGTGCTGGGGCCCCCGACTCCCCTGGCTCACCCAGCCCACGTCTCCCCTGTGCTCTGGACTCGCTCTGCCCAGCCTGCCCCTCCAGCATCCTGGACGTCCCAGGCCACCCCTTGTCCCTCTGCTGCCCACCTGCACGCCCCACCGCGAGCCCTGTCTGCCCTCCTctcagcccctgccctgggcctctccCCGCAGGGCTCCTGGCTCAGAGGATGTTCGTGATGCTGCCCTGTGGCGGGGTTGGGGTAAGTGTGCCGGGCTCTCGTGCGTGCGCAAGGCCACGGGCTCTCAGTCTCCTCCCTTCCGttctcccaggcccagcccctgcctgcttGTTCCTGTGGTTCTGCCTGACCCAGCGGGCCGGGGGCTTTCCCCCACTGTCCCTCTGCCAGCTGGAAGCTCCTGGTGGTGGGGCTGTCCTCCTGAGCGTGGAGCCCGTGCCTTGCACTTAGAAGGCCTCGAGTAAATGTCAAAGAGGCTCAAAGAGCGGGGCCCAGCCTGGGGTTTGGGGTTGTCTCCCTTCACGAGACCCCGGTAGTCAGGATGGGCCACTCTGCACCGGCCTCCTGGCCAATTTGCCTCCCTGGAGTGGGCCTCCAGGCAGAGTCCGGGGTGTctggcctggggggtgggggtgccttCAGCGTCCTTTGCGACCCAAGCACATACCTCCCATGCCCCAGCTTTCCCCACTTCCTCTTACCTGCCTGCAGACTTCGGCCCCTCTGGCAGTGCTCTCCTCTCCTAGAATGGTCCCTGCGATGGTTTCCCCGGCCGGGTGCGTGGAGGCAGGGGATGGAAGCCCAGTTCTGGAGGGACGTGGGAGCTGTAGCTGGGGGGCTGTTTGGGAGCCAGTCAGCGCCCTGTTCACAACTTCCCATTTCTTGCCACTTTCTGATTTTTCCAACTGTTGTTACTTCtgttttctcctccctcctctccctctctgtctctgtctctctctctttctccagcctcttgcgactctctctgccttcctcgCCTCTCTCGGTCCGCCTcgccctccccatctccccatcaCGCCCCCCGGCCCCTCCCTAGCCTTGAGGCCCAGGGACTGGGTTTGGGGGGCCTCCCAGCCTGGGCTAGGGGCCCCGAGTGGAAGACAGTGGTGCAGACGGCCCCTCGAGCTCCGACCGTCCCGAGGGCCTGAGCAGAGTCAGCTGGGGCTTAAAACCCTCTCCAGGCCCAAACCCCAAGTCCCGCCCAGGTAACGCCATGCCCCCTTCTCTGACTGGGGAGGCAGGCGCCATGTTGCCGGCAGAGTGCTGGCCAGATGCGGGCTGGTGATATGGTCTAAAGCTGGGAAGGAGAAGCCATGCTGGGATTGGGGGACACAGGAGGCCTTGCCTTTGGGCggtggggccctggggaggcagcGCTGTctgcccagctccctgccctggggTCCTGGCCATGGGGTGGGCACTGCCCCACGGGCCCTGGCTCTTGTGGGAAGCCTTGGATGATGCGGGCCCTGACTCTGGCCCCCGCAGGTGGACACTGACACCATCTGGAACGAGCTGCACTCCTCCAACGCGGCCCGCTGGGCTGCCGGCAGTGTCACTGACCTCGCCTTCAAAGTGGCCTCCCGCGAGCTAAAGGTGGGAGGTTCAAGTGGAGGGTGGGCCAGCCACGGAGGAGGGAGGCGCAGGATGGGGCAGCGGGAAGGACCCAACACCCCAGATGTCACACCCCTCTTGGACATCACTGTAGGGTTTTAGAAGGGAAATTGAGAGCTCAGGGGACCACGATGAGATCTGAACCCTAGGCTCATGTTCCTCGATGGAGACTCAAGCTACTGTGACCCTGGCCCTGTGGTCTCTAAGAGACACAGGGTCATGAGCATCCAGGATCGGTTGACACAGACCCACTGTGTGACCGCGGGCGAGTTGCAGAGCCTCTCGGGAGCCCCGTGTGTTGGCAGATTAGTTCTCTGCGGTGCTGGGGTTTTACAGACTGGGTTAGCCCCCGTGCTCATTTGCTCTGGGCCGGGCACCTCACGGGGGCCTGTGCTGAGGTCCACACCCCCTGCTGTTCAGGAGCTCATAGCCGAGTCCTGGCTCTACCACAACCAGGCAACTTCACATGTGTTGTTTAACCTGCCTCAGCACCAGGTTTCTTCTGTCTGCAAACTagagataataataatgtttatCTTACCGAGGTGTTATGAGGATTAGGTAACGTTTACCTCAGAGCCGTTGTGAGGATGAAATCCAGGGCtgagcacagtgccaggcacagagatTTTGCCCAAGAAAAAAGCTGTGGTTATTACAAAGTGTTAACAGCCAGGACCCACTGGGGTGGGAGGCTATGTGTTCACGGTCTGGGGCCGAggacaggggagggcagggcactTTCAGTCCCCGGTCAGTCATGCAGGCAGCTGTTTGCCATGTGGTCCTTTCATGGAGATGTGGGTTGGGGGCTGGCCGTTTGGTTGACAAGCATTCCTTCTGTTTCCAGAACGGTTTTGCGGTGGTTCGGCCCCCAGGACACCATGCAGACCATTCCACAGCCATGTAAggccccagggaggctggggtgggctgAGGTGGGGGGCAGGCCCCCAGGGCCTTCCTATCAGGCCGGgccaggggcaggtggagagaggaggctggagtgGGAATGGGCTGGCACCACCACTCTCGTCTCCTCCCAGGGGCTTCTGCTTCTTCAACTCAGTGGCCATTGCCTGCCGGCAGCTGCAACAACACGGCAAGGCCGGGAAGATCCTCATCGTGG is a window of Camelus bactrianus isolate YW-2024 breed Bactrian camel chromosome 12, ASM4877302v1, whole genome shotgun sequence DNA encoding:
- the HDAC7 gene encoding histone deacetylase 7 isoform X3 gives rise to the protein MCARVRGVCEDGTQVSPGAHCLSPPGTGCPGPRADTPGPQPQPMDLRVGQRPPVEPPPEPTLLALQHPQRLHHHLFLAGLQPQHSVEPMRLSMDTPMPELQVGQQEQELRQLLNKDKSKRSAVASSVVKQKLAEVILKKQQAALERTVHPNSPSIPYRTLEPLETEGAARSVLSSFLPPVPSLPSDPPEHFPLRKTVSEPNLKLRYKPKKSLERRKNPLLRKESAPPSLRRRPAETLGGEAQQDSSPSSSSTPASGCSSPNDSEHGPNPVLGSEALLGQRLRLQETSLAPFALLPTITLGLPAPARTDGDRRTHPTMGPRGPVLGSPHAPLFLPHALESDAGGPLPSRLQPILLLDPSVSHTPLLTVPGLGPLPFHFAQSLLTTERLSGSGLHRPLSRTRSEPLPPSATAPPPLGPLQPRLERLKPHVQLIKRPAKPSEKPRLRQIPSAEDLETDSGAVGPVGDDGLDHRESSHGQHEARGPVSLQQHQQVFLWEQQRLAGRLPRGGTGDSMLLPLAQGGHRPLSRAQSSPAAPASLPTPEPASQARVLPSSETPTRTLPFTTGLVYDSVMLKHQCSCGDNSRHPEHAGRIQSIWSRLLERGLRSQCESLRGRKASLEELQSVHSERHVLLYGTNPLSRLKLDNGKLAGLLAQRMFVMLPCGGVGVDTDTIWNELHSSNAARWAAGSVTDLAFKVASRELKNGFAVVRPPGHHADHSTAMGFCFFNSVAIACRQLQQHGKAGKILIVDWDVHHGNGTQQTFYQDPSVLYISLHRHDDGNFFPGSGAVDEVGAGSGEGFNVNVAWAGGLDPPMGDPEYLAAFRRVVMPIAREFSPDLVLVSAGFDAAEGHPPPLGGYRVSAKCFGYMTQQLMSLAGGAVVLALEGGHDLTAICDASEACVAALLGNKVDPLSEEGWKQKPNLNAIRSLEAVIRVHSEYWSCMQRLASCPDSWVPRVPGADTEEVEAVTALASLSVGILAEERTSEQLVEEEEPMTL
- the HDAC7 gene encoding histone deacetylase 7 isoform X8, giving the protein MDVCSRTWCLRGCVRSDGTQVSPGAHCLSPPGTGCPGPRADTPGPQPQPMDLRVGQRPPVEPPPEPTLLALQHPQRLHHHLFLAGLQPQHSVEPMRLSMDTPMPELQVGQQEQELRQLLNKDKSKRSAVASSVVKQKLAEVILKKQQAALERTVHPNSPSIPYRTLEPLETEGAARSVLSSFLPPVPSLPSDPPEHFPLRKTVSEPNLKLRYKPKKSLERRKNPLLRKESAPPSLRRRPAETLGGEAQQDSSPSSSSTPASGCSSPNDSEHGPNPVLGSETDGDRRTHPTMGPRGPVLGSPHAPLFLPHALESDAGGPLPSRLQPILLLDPSVSHTPLLTVPGLGPLPFHFAQSLLTTERLSGSGLHRPLSRTRSEPLPPSATAPPPLGPLQPRLERLKPHVQLIKRPAKPSEKPRLRQIPSAEDLETDSGAVGPVGDDGLDHRESSHGQHEARGPVSLQQHQQVFLWEQQRLAGRLPRGGTGDSMLLPLAQGGHRPLSRAQSSPAAPASLPTPEPASQARVLPSSETPTRTLPFTTGLVYDSVMLKHQCSCGDNSRHPEHAGRIQSIWSRLLERGLRSQCESLRGRKASLEELQSVHSERHVLLYGTNPLSRLKLDNGKLAGLLAQRMFVMLPCGGVGVDTDTIWNELHSSNAARWAAGSVTDLAFKVASRELKNGFAVVRPPGHHADHSTAMGFCFFNSVAIACRQLQQHGKAGKILIVDWDVHHGNGTQQTFYQDPSVLYISLHRHDDGNFFPGSGAVDEVGAGSGEGFNVNVAWAGGLDPPMGDPEYLAAFRRVVMPIAREFSPDLVLVSAGFDAAEGHPPPLGGYRVSAKCFGYMTQQLMSLAGGAVVLALEGGHDLTAICDASEACVAALLGNKVDPLSEEGWKQKPNLNAIRSLEAVIRVHSEYWSCMQRLASCPDSWVPRVPGADTEEVEAVTALASLSVGILAEERTSEQLVEEEEPMTL
- the HDAC7 gene encoding histone deacetylase 7 isoform X6; this encodes MCARVRGVCEGCPGPRADTPGPQPQPMDLRVGQRPPVEPPPEPTLLALQHPQRLHHHLFLAGLQPQHSVEPMRLSMDTPMPELQVGQQEQELRQLLNKDKSKRSAVASSVVKQKLAEVILKKQQAALERTVHPNSPSIPYRTLEPLETEGAARSVLSSFLPPVPSLPSDPPEHFPLRKTVSEPNLKLRYKPKKSLERRKNPLLRKESAPPSLRRRPAETLGGEAQQDSSPSSSSTPASGCSSPNDSEHGPNPVLGSEALLGQRLRLQETSLAPFALLPTITLGLPAPARTDGDRRTHPTMGPRGPVLGSPHAPLFLPHALESDAGGPLPSRLQPILLLDPSVSHTPLLTVPGLGPLPFHFAQSLLTTERLSGSGLHRPLSRTRSEPLPPSATAPPPLGPLQPRLERLKPHVQLIKRPAKPSEKPRLRQIPSAEDLETDSGAVGPVGDDGLDHRESSHGQHEARGPVSLQQHQQVFLWEQQRLAGRLPRGGTGDSMLLPLAQGGHRPLSRAQSSPAAPASLPTPEPASQARVLPSSETPTRTLPFTTGLVYDSVMLKHQCSCGDNSRHPEHAGRIQSIWSRLLERGLRSQCESLRGRKASLEELQSVHSERHVLLYGTNPLSRLKLDNGKLAGLLAQRMFVMLPCGGVGVDTDTIWNELHSSNAARWAAGSVTDLAFKVASRELKNGFAVVRPPGHHADHSTAMGFCFFNSVAIACRQLQQHGKAGKILIVDWDVHHGNGTQQTFYQDPSVLYISLHRHDDGNFFPGSGAVDEVGAGSGEGFNVNVAWAGGLDPPMGDPEYLAAFRRVVMPIAREFSPDLVLVSAGFDAAEGHPPPLGGYRVSAKCFGYMTQQLMSLAGGAVVLALEGGHDLTAICDASEACVAALLGNKVDPLSEEGWKQKPNLNAIRSLEAVIRVHSEYWSCMQRLASCPDSWVPRVPGADTEEVEAVTALASLSVGILAEERTSEQLVEEEEPMTL
- the HDAC7 gene encoding histone deacetylase 7 isoform X2, which codes for MDVCSRTWCLRGCVRSDGTQVSPGAHCLSPPGTGCPGPRADTPGPQPQPMDLRVGQRPPVEPPPEPTLLALQHPQRLHHHLFLAGLQPQHSVEPMRLSMDTPMPELQVGQQEQELRQLLNKDKSKRSAVASSVVKQKLAEVILKKQQAALERTVHPNSPSIPYRTLEPLETEGAARSVLSSFLPPVPSLPSDPPEHFPLRKTVSEPNLKLRYKPKKSLERRKNPLLRKESAPPSLRRRPAETLGDSSPSSSSTPASGCSSPNDSEHGPNPVLGSEALLGQRLRLQETSLAPFALLPTITLGLPAPARTDGDRRTHPTMGPRGPVLGSPHAPLFLPHALESDAGGPLPSRLQPILLLDPSVSHTPLLTVPGLGPLPFHFAQSLLTTERLSGSGLHRPLSRTRSEPLPPSATAPPPLGPLQPRLERLKPHVQLIKRPAKPSEKPRLRQIPSAEDLETDSGAVGPVGDDGLDHRESSHGQHEARGPVSLQQHQQVFLWEQQRLAGRLPRGGTGDSMLLPLAQGGHRPLSRAQSSPAAPASLPTPEPASQARVLPSSETPTRTLPFTTGLVYDSVMLKHQCSCGDNSRHPEHAGRIQSIWSRLLERGLRSQCESLRGRKASLEELQSVHSERHVLLYGTNPLSRLKLDNGKLAGLLAQRMFVMLPCGGVGVDTDTIWNELHSSNAARWAAGSVTDLAFKVASRELKNGFAVVRPPGHHADHSTAMGFCFFNSVAIACRQLQQHGKAGKILIVDWDVHHGNGTQQTFYQDPSVLYISLHRHDDGNFFPGSGAVDEVGAGSGEGFNVNVAWAGGLDPPMGDPEYLAAFRRVVMPIAREFSPDLVLVSAGFDAAEGHPPPLGGYRVSAKCFGYMTQQLMSLAGGAVVLALEGGHDLTAICDASEACVAALLGNKVDPLSEEGWKQKPNLNAIRSLEAVIRVHSEYWSCMQRLASCPDSWVPRVPGADTEEVEAVTALASLSVGILAEERTSEQLVEEEEPMTL
- the HDAC7 gene encoding histone deacetylase 7 isoform X9, with the translated sequence MDVCSRTWCLRGCVRSDGTQVSPGAHCLSPPGTGCPGPRADTPGPQPQPMDLRVGQRPPVEPPPEPTLLALQHPQRLHHHLFLAGLQPQHSVEPMRLSMDTPMPELQVGQQEQELRQLLNKDKSKRSAVASSVVKQKLAEVILKKQQAALERTVHPNSPSIPYRTLEPLETEGAARSVLSSFLPPVPSLPSDPPEHFPLRKTVSEPNLKLRYKPKKSLERRKNPLLRKESAPPSLRRRPAETLGDSSPSSSSTPASGCSSPNDSEHGPNPVLGSETDGDRRTHPTMGPRGPVLGSPHAPLFLPHALESDAGGPLPSRLQPILLLDPSVSHTPLLTVPGLGPLPFHFAQSLLTTERLSGSGLHRPLSRTRSEPLPPSATAPPPLGPLQPRLERLKPHVQLIKRPAKPSEKPRLRQIPSAEDLETDSGAVGPVGDDGLDHRESSHGQHEARGPVSLQQHQQVFLWEQQRLAGRLPRGGTGDSMLLPLAQGGHRPLSRAQSSPAAPASLPTPEPASQARVLPSSETPTRTLPFTTGLVYDSVMLKHQCSCGDNSRHPEHAGRIQSIWSRLLERGLRSQCESLRGRKASLEELQSVHSERHVLLYGTNPLSRLKLDNGKLAGLLAQRMFVMLPCGGVGVDTDTIWNELHSSNAARWAAGSVTDLAFKVASRELKNGFAVVRPPGHHADHSTAMGFCFFNSVAIACRQLQQHGKAGKILIVDWDVHHGNGTQQTFYQDPSVLYISLHRHDDGNFFPGSGAVDEVGAGSGEGFNVNVAWAGGLDPPMGDPEYLAAFRRVVMPIAREFSPDLVLVSAGFDAAEGHPPPLGGYRVSAKCFGYMTQQLMSLAGGAVVLALEGGHDLTAICDASEACVAALLGNKVDPLSEEGWKQKPNLNAIRSLEAVIRVHSEYWSCMQRLASCPDSWVPRVPGADTEEVEAVTALASLSVGILAEERTSEQLVEEEEPMTL